One Thermococcus kodakarensis KOD1 genomic window carries:
- a CDS encoding ATPase, protein MERDGLKFYPSHSYDVYGLSHNPFEQLASEGIADVESIHVYQEVDMRLQMIISEVLGHKSSIALSIVGPLGMGKTQRLKNIAKAIEDNGGKAIYVKVDTNDILKLTRDIFYALKPPRSRTNIFLENLSRKLGFIDRLEKMLSDPNEYKSRDIAELLVEQLKKYPYSALLLDELENMQGAGEREKIQFFEMLRHVISTMPPGCIVAFACIPEAYEEYTKIFPAFFMRLHYEFKLRPMSVEETFELVKKRLNKARVKDTDDPIYPFTEEAIKLIHDLARGNPRQILRLLHYVLSEAAKHKFDPIDDYVVTTILEEPKSLEEYLMRIPKDYKDLVEAVVFEFKGGPVSYIQVAKAVKKPGMQVYESLNELVRLGFLVGDPNGSYKVPDYVRKFLEEGQAEKLRGE, encoded by the coding sequence ATGGAAAGGGATGGCCTTAAGTTTTACCCTTCTCATTCATATGACGTTTATGGTCTCTCTCACAACCCGTTTGAGCAGCTCGCAAGCGAAGGAATAGCCGACGTTGAGAGCATTCACGTCTACCAGGAAGTTGATATGCGCCTCCAGATGATAATCTCGGAGGTTCTCGGTCACAAAAGTTCTATTGCTCTCAGTATAGTCGGCCCACTCGGAATGGGAAAGACCCAGAGGCTCAAGAACATAGCCAAGGCCATCGAGGACAACGGTGGAAAGGCCATTTACGTCAAGGTTGACACCAACGACATCTTGAAGCTCACGCGCGACATCTTCTATGCCCTTAAGCCGCCGAGGAGCAGGACGAACATCTTCCTTGAGAACCTCTCAAGGAAGTTAGGCTTCATAGACAGACTTGAAAAGATGCTGAGCGACCCGAACGAGTACAAGAGCAGGGACATTGCGGAGCTTCTGGTTGAGCAACTCAAAAAGTACCCATACTCCGCTCTCCTTTTGGATGAGCTTGAGAACATGCAGGGAGCGGGAGAGAGGGAGAAGATACAGTTCTTTGAGATGCTGAGGCACGTGATAAGCACGATGCCGCCGGGGTGTATAGTGGCCTTCGCCTGCATCCCGGAGGCGTACGAGGAGTACACGAAGATCTTCCCAGCGTTCTTCATGAGGCTCCACTATGAGTTCAAGCTGAGGCCGATGAGCGTCGAGGAGACATTTGAACTTGTCAAGAAAAGGCTCAACAAGGCGAGAGTGAAGGATACGGACGACCCGATCTATCCGTTCACGGAGGAGGCGATTAAGCTCATCCACGATTTGGCGAGGGGCAACCCTAGGCAGATTTTAAGGCTCCTCCACTACGTCCTGAGCGAAGCGGCGAAGCACAAGTTCGACCCCATAGACGACTACGTGGTGACGACCATCCTCGAAGAGCCGAAGAGCCTTGAGGAGTACCTGATGAGGATTCCAAAGGACTACAAGGACCTCGTTGAGGCGGTGGTTTTTGAGTTCAAAGGAGGCCCTGTGAGTTATATTCAAGTGGCCAAAGCGGTCAAGAAGCCGGGCATGCAGGTTTATGAGAGCCTCAACGAGCTCGTGAGGCTTGGCTTTCTCGTTGGAGACCCGAACGGCAGCTACAAGGTTCCTGACTATGTCAGAAAGTTTTTAGAAGAGGGACAGGCCGAAAAGCTGAGGGGTGAGTGA
- a CDS encoding ferritin-like domain-containing protein, which yields MVVEILNEIRKLDERELLSYWIKGEYEEAETYWKLAERAKELGLPEEVVNTFKRLGDESKGHGDELYKIYRQNYGDELVEVNVPNVESLNVLGKFWKVEDLKDVLEIAMESEKLAETIYRKLAEECKKEELKRVYLTLADVERGHYESLKKLAGGIVNGRP from the coding sequence ATGGTCGTGGAGATCCTTAACGAGATAAGGAAGCTGGACGAGAGGGAGCTGTTAAGCTACTGGATTAAAGGTGAATACGAAGAGGCTGAAACGTACTGGAAGCTCGCCGAGCGTGCTAAGGAGCTTGGACTGCCAGAGGAAGTTGTCAACACTTTCAAGAGGCTCGGTGACGAGTCAAAGGGGCACGGCGACGAGCTCTACAAAATCTACCGCCAGAACTACGGGGACGAGCTGGTCGAGGTGAACGTTCCGAACGTTGAATCCCTCAACGTCCTCGGCAAGTTCTGGAAGGTCGAGGATTTGAAGGACGTTTTGGAGATAGCGATGGAGAGCGAGAAGCTGGCCGAGACGATATACAGAAAGCTCGCGGAGGAGTGCAAAAAGGAGGAGCTCAAAAGGGTTTATCTCACGCTGGCGGACGTTGAGAGGGGACACTATGAGTCCCTGAAAAAGCTGGCAGGGGGTATCGTCAATGGAAGACCTTGA
- a CDS encoding respiratory chain complex I subunit 1 family protein produces MDVVSNVVYPIAGLLGLYTFVSLASLVWEGIDRKLVARMQRRIGPPILQPIYDFLKLASKETIIPNTANYMFRAAPVLALATAIALLAYTPMGFTPILASKGDVIVFIYLLTLISFFKMLGAISSGNPYAKIGAAREATIMVSREPAMMLAIFTIMWRIGKLGVEEPFSMGTFYQHNIWEIGTPMSFVGALILLYVFAVWLASEIEVGFFNIPDAEEEIAEGLLVEYSGRYLALLKLTHSIKAFISASLVVAIFFPWGISGYFGLSGLSANVVDLLFHTLKVFVVLFVVQSVFRAVTGRLKITQAVDFLWKNVFLASLIGSLLIAMEVIM; encoded by the coding sequence ATGGACGTGGTAAGCAACGTGGTTTACCCAATCGCGGGCCTGCTCGGCCTCTACACTTTCGTTTCACTTGCATCACTCGTCTGGGAGGGAATAGACAGGAAGTTAGTGGCCAGAATGCAGAGGAGAATTGGCCCGCCGATACTCCAGCCGATCTACGACTTCCTCAAGTTGGCCAGCAAGGAGACGATAATACCGAACACCGCGAACTACATGTTCAGGGCCGCTCCTGTTCTGGCCTTGGCCACCGCTATAGCTCTCCTCGCCTACACGCCGATGGGCTTCACGCCGATTCTGGCGAGCAAGGGAGACGTCATCGTCTTCATCTACCTCTTAACCCTCATCAGCTTCTTCAAGATGCTCGGCGCAATAAGCTCGGGGAACCCGTACGCCAAGATAGGTGCAGCGAGGGAAGCGACGATAATGGTCTCAAGGGAACCAGCCATGATGCTGGCGATATTCACAATAATGTGGCGCATTGGAAAGCTCGGCGTTGAGGAGCCCTTCAGCATGGGGACATTCTATCAGCACAACATATGGGAGATAGGGACTCCGATGAGCTTCGTAGGGGCCCTTATACTCCTCTACGTCTTTGCCGTCTGGCTGGCGAGCGAGATAGAGGTCGGGTTCTTCAACATACCCGATGCCGAGGAAGAGATAGCGGAGGGACTTCTCGTCGAGTACAGCGGAAGGTATCTGGCACTCCTCAAGCTGACGCACTCGATAAAGGCCTTCATCTCAGCGTCGCTCGTTGTCGCGATATTCTTCCCGTGGGGAATCTCGGGCTACTTCGGGCTGAGTGGCCTCTCAGCGAACGTCGTTGACCTGCTCTTCCACACGCTTAAGGTATTCGTGGTTCTCTTCGTCGTCCAGAGCGTCTTCAGAGCTGTGACGGGGAGGCTGAAGATAACGCAGGCCGTTGACTTCCTCTGGAAGAACGTCTTCCTGGCCTCGCTGATCGGCTCGCTCCTCATAGCGATGGAGGTGATAATGTGA
- a CDS encoding 4Fe-4S binding protein — protein sequence MKAPILVPVVLRNLFKKPATNRFPQTEPVPIPEDFRGMIAYNVDKCVGCRMCVNVCPAGVFVYLPEIRKVALWTARCVYCGQCVDVCPTGALQLSKDFLLASYDNHDDRFIPLKPEKVEEIKRKLEEQKKAKEAAKKEKEGKA from the coding sequence GTGAAGGCCCCAATTCTCGTCCCAGTGGTGCTCAGAAACCTCTTCAAGAAGCCGGCGACAAACCGCTTCCCGCAGACGGAGCCGGTTCCGATTCCCGAGGACTTCAGGGGAATGATAGCCTACAACGTGGACAAGTGCGTCGGCTGCAGGATGTGCGTCAACGTCTGTCCAGCTGGGGTCTTCGTTTACCTGCCGGAGATAAGGAAGGTGGCCCTCTGGACAGCTCGCTGTGTCTACTGCGGCCAGTGCGTTGACGTCTGTCCTACAGGGGCGCTCCAGCTCAGCAAGGACTTCCTGCTGGCCAGCTACGACAACCACGACGACAGGTTTATCCCTCTGAAGCCTGAAAAAGTCGAGGAGATAAAGAGGAAGCTGGAAGAGCAGAAGAAGGCCAAAGAGGCCGCGAAGAAGGAGAAGGAAGGGAAGGCATGA
- a CDS encoding NADH-quinone oxidoreductase subunit C has product MSEANPITEVNEVKEPTKAEDVARKIAERFPSASVEVKTNKWGRQRVWVRVPREDYKALMSFIKGLDPEAHYSIGIEQDWGEELGFLSHILIHYRDAPAVSLIVDVHAPKDDPVLPDISDVFPIALQFEREGMEMVGLDFEGAPDKRRLFLPDDFPEGIYPLRLDDKGISEEMVHNAGHPYYIKGGAKK; this is encoded by the coding sequence ATGAGTGAAGCTAATCCCATTACCGAGGTTAACGAAGTCAAAGAACCGACAAAGGCGGAGGATGTTGCAAGGAAAATAGCCGAGCGCTTCCCGAGCGCGAGCGTTGAGGTGAAGACCAACAAGTGGGGCAGACAGAGGGTCTGGGTGAGGGTTCCGAGGGAGGACTACAAGGCTTTGATGAGTTTCATCAAGGGGCTCGACCCAGAGGCCCACTACTCGATAGGAATAGAGCAGGACTGGGGAGAAGAGCTGGGCTTTCTCAGCCACATCCTTATCCACTACAGGGACGCTCCTGCGGTTTCACTCATCGTGGACGTCCACGCACCAAAGGACGACCCGGTGCTCCCAGATATCAGCGACGTCTTCCCGATAGCGCTCCAGTTCGAGAGGGAAGGCATGGAGATGGTCGGACTTGACTTCGAGGGTGCCCCCGACAAGAGGAGGCTATTCCTTCCAGATGACTTCCCAGAGGGCATCTACCCGCTCCGCCTCGACGATAAGGGCATTTCAGAGGAGATGGTACACAATGCGGGTCACCCATACTACATCAAAGGGGGTGCGAAGAAATGA
- a CDS encoding ferritin-like domain-containing protein: MEDLEETLERFKDMLLGLSEREILSYWIWGEYEEARIYWGLAKKAEELRLPPGLLSAFRKLAKESEEHGDTLKRIYVKTYGEEPKKVDLPYIEAEVLSKAFEDPENIPKVLAIAMETELVAMELYRHLASITENEEARKVYQYLANVEWAHYQRLKGEAELMGFSVEQYGIKVKVTA; this comes from the coding sequence ATGGAAGACCTTGAAGAGACTCTGGAAAGGTTCAAAGATATGTTGCTTGGGCTCTCCGAGCGCGAAATCCTCTCCTACTGGATCTGGGGCGAATATGAGGAGGCCAGGATTTACTGGGGGCTCGCGAAAAAAGCTGAGGAGCTTAGGCTTCCGCCCGGTCTCCTCTCTGCCTTCAGGAAGCTGGCCAAGGAATCTGAGGAGCACGGGGACACTCTGAAGAGGATATACGTTAAAACCTACGGTGAAGAACCGAAAAAAGTTGACCTGCCGTACATTGAAGCGGAGGTTCTCTCAAAGGCCTTTGAAGACCCGGAGAACATACCCAAAGTTCTCGCAATAGCGATGGAGACCGAGCTCGTTGCGATGGAGCTGTACAGACATCTCGCCTCAATAACGGAGAACGAGGAGGCCAGAAAGGTCTACCAATACCTTGCCAACGTAGAGTGGGCCCATTACCAGAGGCTCAAGGGCGAGGCTGAGCTCATGGGCTTCAGCGTTGAACAGTATGGAATAAAAGTAAAGGTGACGGCGTAA
- a CDS encoding NADH-quinone oxidoreductase subunit B family protein: protein MAITVPANQNGQKSNPSERERLEKRIAQLCRFLGKSPWVFHVNSGSCNGCDIEIIAALTPRYDAERFGVKLVGSPRHADILVVTGPVTNQSLERVKLVYEQTPDPKIVIAVGACPTGGSVFYESPFTNAPLDRVIPVDVYVPGCPPRPEAILHGVVLALEKLARMIKGEVPEEVGE from the coding sequence ATGGCGATAACAGTTCCCGCCAACCAAAACGGGCAGAAATCAAATCCATCGGAGCGCGAGAGGCTCGAAAAGAGAATAGCCCAGCTCTGCAGGTTCCTTGGAAAGTCGCCCTGGGTATTCCACGTAAACAGCGGCTCGTGCAACGGCTGCGACATCGAGATAATAGCCGCTCTAACACCGCGCTACGACGCTGAGCGCTTTGGAGTCAAGCTCGTCGGCAGCCCAAGGCACGCAGATATACTGGTCGTTACGGGCCCCGTGACCAACCAGAGCCTTGAGAGGGTTAAACTCGTCTACGAGCAGACACCAGACCCAAAGATAGTCATAGCCGTTGGAGCATGCCCAACCGGTGGAAGCGTCTTCTACGAGAGCCCGTTCACAAACGCCCCGCTGGACAGGGTTATCCCCGTGGACGTTTATGTTCCCGGCTGCCCGCCGAGGCCTGAGGCCATTCTACACGGCGTCGTTCTTGCCCTGGAGAAGCTCGCCAGGATGATTAAGGGGGAGGTTCCAGAGGAGGTGGGAGAATGA
- a CDS encoding THUMP domain-containing protein — MILLVTCPQGREGDAILELEWALEKVKVHGTDWRGVLLAETPLSKEEALRRLKDFETQAIQRVVPLEVLVRASFDEIADAVLNLAERIQGSFAVRAKVRGNKKLSQRELERKLGSLIVERYNLPVNLSDPDYTVIVEVLGKKAGVGVLRRGELLRFEVEE; from the coding sequence ATGATTCTCCTGGTAACATGCCCGCAGGGAAGGGAAGGCGATGCAATACTCGAGCTGGAGTGGGCGCTTGAAAAGGTTAAGGTTCATGGAACCGATTGGAGGGGTGTCCTGCTCGCTGAAACTCCCCTATCAAAGGAAGAAGCGCTTCGAAGGCTCAAAGATTTTGAAACGCAGGCAATCCAAAGGGTTGTGCCGCTGGAAGTCCTTGTGAGGGCCTCCTTTGACGAGATAGCTGATGCAGTACTAAACCTCGCTGAGAGAATCCAGGGTAGCTTTGCGGTGAGGGCAAAAGTCAGGGGAAACAAAAAACTCTCCCAGCGGGAGCTTGAGAGAAAGCTCGGCTCGCTCATAGTCGAGCGCTATAACCTGCCGGTGAATCTGAGTGATCCAGACTACACCGTCATCGTTGAAGTCCTCGGGAAGAAAGCTGGAGTGGGAGTTCTCAGGCGTGGGGAGCTTCTCCGCTTCGAGGTAGAGGAATAG
- the mbhE gene encoding hydrogen gas-evolving membrane-bound hydrogenase subunit E, producing the protein MKRTLAYLSLLFILGALLYIANPNYGLKFGPGGEDWLKYRYTDNYYIEHGVEEVGGTNIVTDIVFDYRGYDTLGEATVLFTAIAGAVALLRPWRRDEE; encoded by the coding sequence ATGAAGAGAACCTTAGCTTATCTGTCGCTCCTGTTCATACTCGGTGCGCTCCTCTACATAGCGAACCCCAACTACGGCCTCAAGTTCGGGCCCGGCGGAGAAGACTGGCTGAAGTACCGCTACACCGACAACTACTACATCGAGCACGGCGTTGAGGAAGTCGGCGGAACGAACATCGTTACCGACATCGTGTTCGACTACCGTGGCTACGATACCCTTGGAGAGGCTACCGTTCTCTTCACCGCCATAGCCGGTGCAGTTGCCCTTCTAAGACCCTGGAGGAGGGATGAGGAATGA
- a CDS encoding ferritin-like domain-containing protein produces MMDVDEVIEMLSKLSYEEALAYWISGEREEAKLYKELAERARALGLGESIVKVFEKLSKDSQRHAEELTKIFKESFSREPKTDIPPVEVLSVLNKFERADQIKEVLEAAMESELTAHKVYKLLAEKVEDERLKELYLKLAEVERTHYEALKAEYEKLGD; encoded by the coding sequence ATGATGGACGTTGATGAGGTCATTGAGATGCTCTCAAAGCTGAGCTACGAAGAGGCCTTAGCCTACTGGATAAGTGGGGAGAGGGAAGAGGCAAAGCTCTACAAGGAGCTCGCCGAGAGAGCAAGGGCGCTCGGTCTTGGGGAGAGTATTGTCAAGGTCTTTGAAAAGCTCTCAAAAGACTCCCAGAGGCACGCCGAGGAGCTGACGAAAATCTTCAAGGAGAGCTTTTCAAGGGAGCCGAAGACTGACATACCGCCGGTAGAAGTTCTATCAGTTCTCAACAAGTTCGAGAGGGCAGACCAGATAAAAGAAGTCCTTGAGGCTGCGATGGAGAGCGAGCTGACCGCCCATAAGGTTTACAAGCTTCTCGCCGAGAAGGTGGAAGATGAACGGCTGAAGGAACTCTACCTCAAACTCGCTGAGGTTGAGAGGACCCATTACGAGGCCCTGAAGGCGGAATACGAAAAGCTGGGTGATTGA
- a CDS encoding proton-conducting transporter membrane subunit, giving the protein MNGETILPYLIIVPLFGAFSMPIVSLAGKKAREAWAVIISGITLLVGSAVFYSVYENGPILYTLGAKSPFGQGASFPVRIVWEVDLLSALMVLMVTLVAFLAVVYSLGYMKRDTGLDKYYTLILILELGMLGIAITGDLFNFYVFLEIMSIASYALVAFRNDTWEGIEAGIKYMFVGSIASSLVLLGIALLYGQYGTLTMGYLAIKLSQNPSVVAKVALAFFIAGLLFKSGASPVHMWLADAHPAAPSSISAMLSGLVIKIGGVYALARILFSIYGASVSMKTVGWVIIIFACITLIVGNAMAVIQTDMKRLLAYSSVGQIGYILLGLGIGLAAYGSRTGDIALAGAIYHTFNHALMKALLSLIAGAVIHELGTRNLNELSGLARTMPKTTFAFLIGAAAIIGMPPLNGFASKWLIYESSAIFNPVLGAIAIIGTAFCTAAYVRVLYTFFGRPSEKVMNARDPEASMLWPMIILALAIIIMGLFPWQISDKVMIPAAKALENQLGYIATLMGGA; this is encoded by the coding sequence ATGAACGGCGAGACGATCTTACCCTACCTGATTATCGTCCCGCTCTTTGGAGCGTTCTCAATGCCGATAGTGAGCCTCGCAGGGAAAAAAGCCAGAGAAGCGTGGGCGGTCATTATCTCTGGAATAACTCTCCTGGTTGGCTCCGCGGTCTTTTATTCAGTCTATGAAAACGGCCCGATACTCTACACCCTCGGCGCTAAGAGCCCGTTCGGCCAGGGAGCCAGCTTCCCGGTCAGGATAGTCTGGGAGGTTGACCTGCTCTCAGCGTTGATGGTGCTCATGGTGACCCTCGTCGCGTTCCTTGCCGTTGTCTACTCGCTCGGCTACATGAAGCGCGACACGGGTCTGGACAAGTACTACACCCTAATCCTGATCCTCGAACTCGGAATGCTGGGCATAGCGATAACCGGCGACCTCTTCAACTTCTACGTCTTCCTGGAGATAATGAGCATAGCCAGCTACGCCCTCGTCGCCTTCAGGAACGACACCTGGGAGGGCATCGAGGCGGGCATAAAGTACATGTTCGTGGGTTCAATAGCGAGCTCGCTCGTCCTCCTCGGAATAGCGCTCCTCTACGGCCAGTACGGGACGCTGACGATGGGCTACCTCGCGATCAAGCTGTCTCAGAACCCGAGCGTTGTTGCCAAGGTGGCTTTAGCCTTCTTCATAGCGGGTCTGCTCTTCAAGAGTGGTGCTTCTCCTGTTCACATGTGGCTGGCTGATGCCCATCCAGCAGCCCCCAGCTCGATTTCAGCAATGCTCTCTGGCCTGGTCATCAAGATAGGCGGTGTCTACGCCCTGGCGAGGATACTCTTCAGCATCTACGGGGCGAGCGTCAGCATGAAGACCGTCGGCTGGGTGATCATAATCTTCGCCTGCATAACCCTCATAGTAGGCAACGCGATGGCGGTAATACAGACCGATATGAAGCGCCTTCTGGCCTACTCCTCCGTCGGGCAGATAGGTTACATCCTCCTCGGCCTCGGAATAGGTTTGGCAGCCTACGGAAGCAGAACTGGAGATATTGCCCTCGCTGGAGCGATATATCACACCTTCAACCACGCCCTCATGAAGGCGCTCCTCTCCCTCATAGCTGGAGCGGTTATACACGAGCTCGGAACGAGGAACCTCAACGAACTGAGCGGTTTGGCCAGGACAATGCCGAAAACAACGTTCGCCTTCCTCATCGGAGCGGCCGCGATAATCGGAATGCCGCCGCTGAACGGATTCGCGAGCAAGTGGCTCATCTACGAGAGTTCTGCGATCTTCAACCCGGTTCTCGGTGCAATAGCGATAATTGGAACTGCATTCTGTACGGCGGCCTACGTCAGGGTTCTCTACACCTTCTTCGGAAGGCCGAGCGAGAAGGTCATGAACGCCAGAGACCCGGAGGCGAGCATGCTCTGGCCGATGATAATCCTGGCTTTGGCAATAATCATCATGGGACTCTTCCCGTGGCAGATAAGCGACAAAGTCATGATTCCAGCGGCTAAGGCCCTCGAAAACCAGCTCGGATACATAGCAACACTGATGGGGGGTGCCTGA
- a CDS encoding nickel-dependent hydrogenase large subunit, whose amino-acid sequence MTEKVEYWVKIPFGPIHPGLEEPEKFILTLDGERIVDVDVKLGYNLRGIQWIALRRNYIQIMYLAERMCGICSFSHNHTYTRAVEEAGGIEVPERAEYIRVIIGELERIHSHLLNLGVLAHDIGYDTLLHLTWLAREKVMDTLEAVSGNRVNYSMVTIGGVRRDIDEKKRRIIEEMIKYYREVFPQIEEAFLHDPTIEARFRDTAVISKRVALEQGAVGPTGRGSGIRDDARWSEGLGVYPDLGIKPVMPQDVTGERPRGDVFDRMAVRIGELWQSLELIEHALDAMPDGPIKTFPKDNVLYAKLRLMVDGEGIGRYEAPRGELVHYVRGKKGSDKPLRWKPREPTFPNLFAVARGVIGDQVADFVVAVASIDPCLSCTDRVAVVQDGKKKILTEKDLLRESIKRTREINPDIKGDPSPLGVGCVR is encoded by the coding sequence ATGACCGAAAAAGTCGAGTACTGGGTCAAAATACCCTTCGGTCCAATCCATCCAGGCCTTGAAGAGCCCGAGAAGTTCATACTCACCCTAGACGGCGAGAGGATAGTTGACGTTGACGTCAAGCTCGGTTACAACCTTCGCGGAATCCAATGGATAGCCCTCAGGAGAAACTACATCCAAATAATGTACCTCGCCGAGAGGATGTGCGGAATCTGCTCCTTCTCTCACAACCACACCTACACGAGGGCCGTTGAGGAGGCTGGAGGCATAGAGGTGCCCGAGAGGGCCGAGTACATCCGCGTAATCATCGGCGAGCTTGAGAGGATTCACTCCCACCTCCTCAACCTCGGCGTTCTTGCCCACGACATAGGCTACGACACCCTGCTTCACCTCACCTGGCTGGCAAGGGAGAAGGTTATGGACACCCTTGAGGCCGTCTCAGGAAACCGCGTTAACTACTCGATGGTGACGATAGGCGGCGTCAGGAGGGACATCGACGAGAAGAAGAGAAGGATCATCGAGGAGATGATAAAGTACTACAGGGAAGTCTTCCCGCAGATAGAGGAGGCTTTCCTCCACGATCCAACGATAGAGGCCCGTTTCAGGGACACAGCAGTGATAAGCAAGCGCGTTGCCCTGGAGCAGGGAGCCGTTGGCCCAACGGGAAGGGGGAGCGGAATCAGGGACGACGCCCGCTGGAGCGAGGGGCTTGGGGTTTATCCGGACCTCGGCATAAAGCCGGTCATGCCGCAGGATGTAACGGGAGAGAGGCCGAGGGGGGACGTCTTCGACAGGATGGCTGTCAGGATAGGGGAGCTCTGGCAGAGCCTTGAGCTCATAGAGCACGCCCTCGATGCGATGCCCGACGGGCCGATAAAGACCTTCCCGAAGGACAACGTCCTCTACGCCAAGCTGAGGCTGATGGTTGACGGTGAGGGAATAGGCAGGTACGAGGCGCCGAGAGGAGAGTTGGTGCACTACGTCCGCGGAAAGAAGGGAAGCGATAAGCCGCTCCGCTGGAAGCCGAGAGAGCCGACGTTCCCGAACCTCTTCGCGGTTGCCAGGGGAGTCATCGGCGACCAGGTGGCGGACTTTGTGGTTGCGGTTGCTTCAATAGACCCGTGCCTGAGCTGTACCGACAGGGTTGCCGTTGTGCAGGACGGGAAGAAGAAAATCCTGACCGAGAAGGACCTCCTGAGGGAGTCGATAAAGAGGACGCGCGAGATCAACCCGGATATCAAGGGAGACCCGAGCCCGCTTGGTGTTGGCTGTGTGAGGTGA
- a CDS encoding NADH-quinone oxidoreductase subunit K, producing the protein MIQFQFIVAFLMIALGIYAFLAKRNLLKLVLALNIIDAGIHLLLISLGYRMELNEVPTAPIYTGYETLKSPMVGPLPQALVLTSIVIGVCVLSLAVALTINAYRHYGTLDVRALRRLRG; encoded by the coding sequence TTGATTCAGTTCCAGTTCATAGTTGCGTTCCTCATGATAGCCCTCGGAATCTATGCGTTCCTCGCGAAGAGGAACCTGCTCAAGCTCGTGTTGGCGCTCAACATAATAGACGCTGGAATTCACCTGCTCCTCATCAGCCTCGGCTACAGAATGGAGCTCAACGAAGTCCCGACCGCCCCAATTTACACCGGGTACGAGACGCTCAAAAGCCCGATGGTCGGCCCGCTGCCGCAGGCGCTCGTCCTCACGAGCATAGTCATCGGCGTCTGTGTGCTTTCCCTAGCCGTTGCCCTGACGATAAACGCCTACCGCCACTACGGAACCCTTGACGTGAGAGCCCTGAGGAGGTTGAGGGGATGA
- a CDS encoding metal-dependent hydrolase, producing MPNYDVHVLSGIVTYPVAVLVGFLLKIYLGVPLELTATSMMLGYAFYVLGSDLPDLDHPDALIHRGSKPIVSVAVGSAVYLWATGWVNISPEWASVVAAWVIGAVGALVGWYAFTWLMPHHRGIVHSLLFAAVYGLLAFLLVEYGLRMSTGEAIYVGLSAFLGYTLHLLLDGSLKLV from the coding sequence ATGCCGAACTACGATGTCCACGTCCTCAGCGGGATAGTTACCTATCCGGTGGCCGTCCTCGTAGGTTTCCTTCTCAAAATCTATCTTGGGGTTCCGCTGGAGCTTACTGCAACTTCCATGATGCTCGGCTATGCCTTTTACGTCCTTGGGAGCGATCTCCCAGACCTAGACCACCCCGATGCCCTTATACACAGGGGATCAAAGCCGATAGTCAGTGTTGCAGTGGGAAGCGCTGTTTACTTATGGGCAACTGGATGGGTGAACATCAGCCCAGAATGGGCCTCAGTTGTCGCGGCCTGGGTGATCGGAGCCGTTGGTGCTTTGGTTGGATGGTACGCCTTCACCTGGCTGATGCCGCACCACAGGGGGATCGTCCACTCTCTCCTCTTCGCGGCCGTTTACGGTCTGTTGGCCTTCCTGCTCGTTGAATACGGGCTTAGAATGAGCACTGGGGAAGCTATCTATGTGGGACTGTCCGCGTTCCTGGGCTACACCCTGCACTTACTCCTCGACGGTTCCCTGAAACTCGTCTGA
- a CDS encoding Na(+)/H(+) antiporter subunit B, whose amino-acid sequence MNDSDMGVIVRTAARATIPLIGIFGAYVVMHGHLTPGGGFQGGATIAGAGILFLIAFGLGEMKKRYNKHLYSALEGLGGLVFLGAAMLGIGTAFFYNTLWHNGPFFNGKPGTLLSAGFLPIMNLAVGLKVFTGLVSALTAIALWRRWKS is encoded by the coding sequence ATGAACGACTCCGACATGGGTGTTATCGTCAGGACTGCTGCGAGGGCTACGATACCGCTCATCGGAATATTCGGGGCCTACGTTGTCATGCACGGCCACCTCACACCGGGTGGCGGCTTTCAGGGAGGAGCCACCATAGCAGGAGCCGGAATCCTGTTCCTGATAGCATTTGGATTAGGCGAGATGAAAAAGCGCTACAACAAGCACCTTTACTCTGCCCTCGAAGGCCTCGGCGGCCTCGTCTTCCTCGGTGCGGCGATGCTGGGTATAGGAACGGCCTTCTTCTACAATACCCTCTGGCACAACGGCCCGTTCTTCAACGGAAAGCCTGGAACGCTGCTTTCCGCTGGATTCCTGCCGATAATGAACCTCGCAGTCGGACTGAAGGTCTTCACGGGACTTGTTAGTGCCCTAACTGCCATAGCCCTCTGGAGGAGGTGGAAGTCTTGA